The following DNA comes from Moritella sp. 24.
CTAAAGCTTCAGCACAAGGGGGCGTGCGGCCATAATGGCTACATGGTTCCAACGTGACGTAACAAGTAGCACCTTGTGCATCTTTACCCGCAGCAGCTAACGCATGCACTTCAGCATGTGCTTCGCCCGCACGTAAATGAAAGCCTTCACCAATAATCTCATCTTGTTTTACGATGACACAGCCAACATTTGGATTTGGCGCAGTCGTAAAGCGGCCTTGCTTTGCAAGCGTAACCGCTCGTTGCATATATCGAGTATCAGCATCGCTAAACTCACTTATTACAGCTAATTCATCAAGTAATAAATCAAGTTCAGCACGTGAATTTTTTGGTACAGTAAATGAAGTTTCAGATGCTGCTTTATTTGTCGAGCTTTGCGATTTCTTCATTAAATTCTTTTACATCTTCAAAAGAACGATAAACAGAAGCAAAACGTACATAAGCTACTTTATCGAGTTTTTTTAATACATCCATAACGAGTTCGCCAAGGAAACTAGATTCAACTTCACGCTCACCTGTCGCTCTTAAACTCGATTTGATCTGATTAATACCGAGTTCAATTTGCTCTGCGGCAACCGGGCGTTTTTCTAGCGCGCGATAAATACCATTAACCAATTTATCTTCGTTAAATGGTTCACGTTTATCATCTGTTTTAATGATACGTGGCATAACTAATTCTGCAGTTTCAAAGGTAGTAAAACGTTCATGACATTTCGCACACTCACGGCGGCGACGTACTTGATGGCCTTCAGCCACAAGACGAGAGTCGATAACTTTAGTTTCAGTCGCAGAACAAAATGGACAGAACATAAACAATCCTATTGAATAATATTATTCTGAGTTTATCGTTAAACAGCAGGCGGGTACAGAAAAGTGCAGATAATTTAGCGGAATTAATACATAAGTTAACAAATTGTTGAATAATCAGACGGTTTTAATCCCTCATATTAATGGGATAAAAACCGTCTGAGGTTTGAGCCTCGCTTATTCAGCGCTACGATTGACTTCGTTTACAAACTGACTTGATGCTTCAATACCTTGTCTGTCGAGTTGATTTGTTCCTGCACCCAATAACGGTAGACGTGCATTGCTATTATAACTTAATCGACTCAGCATTAAGGCCGAGCTCACTTGCTTTACAGCAGGTGACTTCACCTTATGAGACTCGTCGCTACTGCTACTAATCTCACTTTCGATCGCTTTAATTTGATCAGCGCTCTGCATTAACGCTTTATTTTTAGCTGTCGTAGTGTGACTTGCTTTCGTTCGCGTCGTTTGAACTGTTTTAACATGCGTAGTCGTTGGCGTTACATCCGATCCAAGTTTTGCACGGAATAATTTTTTATTAATTTCAGCTAAAAATTTATTTTGCACTTGTTCCTGAGTTACCTGCGGCTTGATGCTAATAGCTTTCGTTTTGCTGGCAAGGACTACAGCGTCAGACACTCTATCCACGTTATCAGAACGGTTTAATTTCTTTTTAATACCTGCTAAGAAAGCATTATTAGGTTTAACTTGAGTTTGGCTAGCCACGTCCACAACAGCGTGAGGTTCGGTAATCGTTGGTAATACTCCAACTTGCTCGGCCTGTTCAACTAACGGTGTATTAACAGCTACCATCGCAGAAGAAACCATAGATGCTTCAACGGGATCAAGAATATAATTAGCTTCTGGTTGCTGGATTGCTTTAGCTCTACTTTCGATTTTCGGAGATTCAAGCGATTTAGCGTTAGCAATATCAATGGTTTTCATCACTTTAGGTACTGGTGTTATTTCTATCTGCTTATTACGTTTTAATTTATTTTGAATTTGCGCTAAGAATTTGTTTGAATCTTGTCTTTTTCGCGTAGGTTCAACATGCTCAATGACGCTTAATGTCTGAACCTGTGTCGATGCAAGCGTAGAAGGTACAATCGGTTGAGCTAAATCGCCTGCTTTTGTTACAGAACCGTAGGCACGTTTATGGATCCCCGCCATAAAGCTATTAACAGGTCGCTTTTGCTTAGTTGGTTTTTGATTGAGCTCTGTCATGTTATTTGCAACAACAAGCGCTTTTTCTTTTGCGATGGCGTCTTGCTTAGCAATAGTCAACGCTCGCTGTTCTGCTTGCTGGCGTGCTAATTGTTGCTCAATTAATACAAGTTGAGGATCACGACGTGTGAGCACCTTTTCAACTTGGCGCTCAACATTTGCGTTCGCTACAATATCATCAAGGCCATCCAGTAAGTTGTTACCTTTAGTCACCGCCAAATCGTTAACGACATCATTCATATCGGCTTGTTGACGACTTGCACGACTTTGTGCTGCATTTTTCTCCACTATTTGACGTGGAAACTGACTATAATGCATCGCACCATCAGCATCGCGCCAACTGTATACTTTAGCAAACGTTGAATAGCTCATCGAGCCACAGACTAACGCTAATATTAAGCGTTTATAATTACCGATTGAATTCAGCATCATCCCTTATACCTCACTCTATTTATTGCTTAAACTTGAGCATTCCTTCCCAAGTATCTATGTCACCATCGCTCTAACCACAAAACAGAACCAAATGTTGCAACTATGTTAACACCAAGCATGGGGAATTTAAAACTTTCCCGTTAAATTCCACCTTACAGACGTCACAATTAAAATAATTTATTTACGAGCAATTAAATATCAACGTATTTAATATACGGTTTGCATCCGAGTAACGGTTCGTTAGCTCTGCGTGTTTACCATATTTACCGCAATGTTCCTGAGCCATATCGACCACGTCAATCGTTTCAAATTCACCAAGTTGATATTCGTACGACGCACCATTTTCAGTTTTAGTTAATATATCAACAGAAGTGCAGCCCGTCATAACCACAACAAACACAGCAATACTCACCTTTTTAGTGATTTGCATAGGCGTGTTGTGAAAAATGGTCTTTACCAGAAACTTATTCATCATATTTCCCATCCTTGGTCTATAAAATTAGGTTCACAGCCACACTTAGGTGGTGTGTAATGACAGCTGATCATACGATCCTAACGCAGTAAAAAAGCATGGAAATAGCATGACTTTAGGTATGGAGAGGTATT
Coding sequences within:
- the nrdR gene encoding transcriptional regulator NrdR, whose protein sequence is MFCPFCSATETKVIDSRLVAEGHQVRRRRECAKCHERFTTFETAELVMPRIIKTDDKREPFNEDKLVNGIYRALEKRPVAAEQIELGINQIKSSLRATGEREVESSFLGELVMDVLKKLDKVAYVRFASVYRSFEDVKEFNEEIAKLDK
- a CDS encoding DUF4124 domain-containing protein, with translation MMLNSIGNYKRLILALVCGSMSYSTFAKVYSWRDADGAMHYSQFPRQIVEKNAAQSRASRQQADMNDVVNDLAVTKGNNLLDGLDDIVANANVERQVEKVLTRRDPQLVLIEQQLARQQAEQRALTIAKQDAIAKEKALVVANNMTELNQKPTKQKRPVNSFMAGIHKRAYGSVTKAGDLAQPIVPSTLASTQVQTLSVIEHVEPTRKRQDSNKFLAQIQNKLKRNKQIEITPVPKVMKTIDIANAKSLESPKIESRAKAIQQPEANYILDPVEASMVSSAMVAVNTPLVEQAEQVGVLPTITEPHAVVDVASQTQVKPNNAFLAGIKKKLNRSDNVDRVSDAVVLASKTKAISIKPQVTQEQVQNKFLAEINKKLFRAKLGSDVTPTTTHVKTVQTTRTKASHTTTAKNKALMQSADQIKAIESEISSSSDESHKVKSPAVKQVSSALMLSRLSYNSNARLPLLGAGTNQLDRQGIEASSQFVNEVNRSAE